A single window of Anaerocolumna chitinilytica DNA harbors:
- a CDS encoding DNA-3-methyladenine glycosylase family protein, translating to MIIENSNFILEHIASSGQCFRMNKTGDTQYSVIAKGRYLSLNQLNENEVKLSCTEEEFQEFWSEYFDLSYDYESIVKNLLAGEDEFLKKAAAYGYGLRILKQDIFEALITFIISQRKSIPAIKGCVEQICQRFGEKRVDMVSGTVYYTFPTPVKLAEAAKEELREAGLGYRDEYVRKTALAVVKGEIALQNLKALSYEEVLGEFMKLPGVGIKVANCAALYGLHRIDAFPIDVWIERILKEVYENKFDVNTYKGYAGIVQQYMFYYIRSLS from the coding sequence TTGATTATAGAAAATAGTAATTTTATTTTAGAGCATATCGCCTCTTCCGGACAATGCTTTCGTATGAATAAAACCGGTGATACTCAGTATAGTGTTATTGCTAAAGGCAGATATCTGTCTTTGAATCAATTAAACGAAAATGAGGTGAAGTTATCCTGTACAGAGGAAGAATTTCAGGAGTTTTGGAGCGAATACTTTGATTTGTCTTATGATTATGAGAGTATTGTAAAGAATCTATTGGCCGGAGAGGATGAATTCTTAAAGAAAGCAGCCGCCTATGGATATGGCCTAAGAATATTAAAGCAAGATATCTTTGAAGCGTTAATTACCTTTATTATATCTCAAAGAAAAAGTATACCGGCGATTAAAGGTTGCGTAGAGCAGATATGCCAAAGATTCGGTGAAAAACGGGTAGACATGGTTTCAGGTACTGTTTATTATACATTTCCAACACCGGTTAAATTGGCGGAAGCTGCTAAAGAAGAGCTAAGGGAGGCAGGGCTCGGCTATAGGGACGAGTATGTAAGAAAAACAGCCCTTGCTGTTGTAAAAGGGGAAATTGCTTTGCAGAACCTGAAAGCATTAAGTTATGAAGAGGTGTTAGGGGAATTTATGAAATTACCCGGGGTGGGAATTAAAGTTGCTAATTGTGCAGCTCTTTATGGACTTCATAGAATTGATGCCTTTCCAATTGATGTATGGATTGAAAGGATATTAAAAGAGGTCTATGAAAACAAGTTTGATGTAAATACTTATAAAGGATATGCCGGTATCGTACAGCAGTATATGTTTTACTACATACGGTCTTTAAGCTAA
- a CDS encoding methyl-accepting chemotaxis protein, whose product MGFRKITSQLLTVLLLVILVSMLSLSFISYSQSQSIIQGQTSSIMNSELDKQMNLIETKLLRISSMAADLGNSVETTYGSTALSQYEEMLSALVKEDKLVLGSGIWFEPYIFDEKEKYIGPYVYKDGDKTAVTYDYSNAQYDYFSYDWYKNAKNSKNSVFSELYYDDTLKLTMMTCTAPMYTKDNKFIGAVTVDMQVDDIQNLINSITIGKSGSVFLLSKDGLFITGTDKDKILKENIKDTDNATLKKLGEDILKKQQGEGSFTQDSKKYLTYYRTVPEVNWHIVAKIPETETRKPLRDLSSMLIISLLVSLALSALLIILQVNAITNKIKKANTFTRGLAGGDFTLEPLKVKGRNELSQLEVSLNKMLTDNKAVIHAIAEGGEGMSKAGETLEAVTRKLMEQFQNINTSIKDINEVMMNSSASTEEVNASVEEVHSSIDVLNQETQTGKEMAENIYEKAMEAERVTRISFEKAQELISSNEKKLLVSLENAKIVETISSMAEQIAEIADQVNLLSLNASIEAARAGEYGRGFAVVAKEIGTLAAMTSRTVEDIKNTIYQVTSAYNNLTDNSRELLEFMKGTVTEDYNAFVETAKAYGIEASAIGMNIATISQMTDGIDRISSEVAKAIAEIAQGAQITAESSSAILGNIDSLSAIVDEVAELTQKENEISDNLNRTVANFKINS is encoded by the coding sequence ATGGGATTTCGAAAAATAACATCTCAGCTTTTAACTGTTCTATTACTGGTAATTTTGGTATCCATGCTATCACTGTCCTTTATCAGCTATTCGCAAAGTCAGAGTATTATACAAGGGCAGACAAGTTCCATTATGAATTCAGAATTAGATAAGCAGATGAATCTCATCGAAACGAAACTCCTGCGAATATCCTCCATGGCAGCAGATTTGGGCAATAGTGTTGAAACAACCTATGGCAGTACAGCTTTAAGCCAATATGAAGAGATGTTATCTGCTCTGGTAAAAGAAGATAAGCTTGTTTTGGGCAGCGGCATCTGGTTTGAACCTTATATATTTGATGAAAAGGAAAAATACATAGGTCCATATGTCTATAAAGACGGTGATAAAACGGCTGTTACTTATGACTATAGCAATGCACAATACGATTATTTTTCTTATGATTGGTACAAGAATGCAAAAAACAGCAAGAATTCGGTATTTTCAGAGTTATATTATGATGATACCTTAAAGCTTACTATGATGACCTGTACGGCTCCCATGTACACAAAAGACAATAAGTTTATAGGTGCTGTTACGGTAGACATGCAGGTTGATGATATCCAAAATCTTATTAATTCCATTACCATAGGAAAAAGCGGTTCCGTTTTTCTTCTTAGCAAAGACGGGTTATTTATAACCGGTACGGATAAAGATAAGATTCTAAAAGAAAACATTAAAGATACAGATAATGCAACTCTTAAAAAGCTTGGAGAAGACATTCTGAAAAAGCAACAGGGCGAAGGCAGCTTTACCCAGGATAGCAAGAAATACCTGACATATTATCGAACGGTTCCTGAGGTTAACTGGCATATTGTAGCTAAAATACCGGAAACTGAGACCAGAAAGCCATTAAGGGACTTAAGTTCAATGCTTATTATCAGCCTATTAGTATCTCTTGCCCTTTCAGCTCTGCTGATTATTCTTCAGGTGAATGCAATAACGAATAAGATTAAAAAAGCCAATACCTTCACCAGGGGGCTTGCAGGAGGAGATTTTACCTTGGAACCTCTTAAAGTTAAGGGGAGAAATGAATTAAGCCAGTTGGAAGTCTCTTTAAATAAAATGTTAACGGATAATAAAGCGGTTATCCATGCTATCGCTGAAGGCGGGGAAGGAATGTCTAAGGCAGGTGAGACGCTGGAAGCAGTAACCCGAAAACTGATGGAACAATTCCAGAATATCAATACATCTATTAAAGATATCAATGAAGTTATGATGAACTCCAGTGCTTCAACAGAGGAAGTAAATGCTTCAGTAGAAGAAGTCCATTCTTCCATAGATGTCCTTAATCAAGAAACACAAACCGGTAAGGAAATGGCAGAAAACATTTATGAGAAAGCGATGGAAGCTGAAAGAGTAACTCGGATTTCCTTTGAAAAAGCCCAGGAATTAATTTCTTCCAATGAGAAAAAACTTCTTGTAAGCCTTGAAAACGCCAAAATAGTTGAAACAATTAGCAGCATGGCGGAACAGATTGCAGAGATTGCAGATCAGGTTAACCTGCTTTCCTTAAATGCTTCCATTGAAGCCGCACGTGCGGGCGAATACGGAAGAGGTTTTGCTGTGGTTGCAAAAGAAATAGGAACACTTGCTGCTATGACCTCCAGGACTGTTGAAGATATAAAGAATACAATCTATCAAGTTACATCAGCTTATAATAACCTTACGGATAATTCACGAGAACTGTTAGAATTTATGAAAGGAACCGTGACCGAGGATTATAATGCATTTGTGGAGACTGCAAAGGCATATGGTATTGAGGCCAGTGCAATCGGTATGAATATTGCGACTATCTCCCAGATGACAGATGGGATAGATAGAATCAGTTCTGAAGTTGCCAAAGCGATAGCTGAGATTGCTCAGGGAGCACAAATTACAGCAGAAAGCAGTAGTGCAATACTTGGGAATATTGACAGTTTATCAGCGATTGTAGATGAAGTAGCAGAGCTGACCCAGAAGGAAAATGAAATATCTGACAATCTGAACCGTACTGTTGCAAACTTTAAAATAAACAGTTAA
- a CDS encoding AAA family ATPase has translation MKKLILVTSPPACGKTYVSKELSKALSHVVYLDKDTLICLSKQIFKVAGEEYNRSSDFFEKNIRDYEYEAIVALALEALDYDDIVLINAPFTREIRDRAYIDGLKDKLKEKNAKLVVIWVDTSIEVCKQRMIERNSDRDTWKLTHWDEYIAGCNFNIPTELDDPNVLDDLLIFHNSSQAEFNQSLKDCVKTLEEE, from the coding sequence ATGAAGAAGCTAATTTTAGTTACATCACCTCCGGCCTGCGGAAAAACCTATGTCTCAAAAGAGCTTAGTAAAGCACTAAGTCATGTAGTATATCTGGATAAAGATACTCTGATTTGCCTTTCCAAGCAGATCTTTAAAGTAGCAGGAGAAGAGTACAACCGTAGTTCTGATTTTTTTGAAAAAAACATCAGGGATTATGAATATGAGGCAATTGTTGCATTAGCACTGGAAGCTTTGGATTATGATGATATCGTTCTTATTAATGCACCTTTCACCAGAGAAATTAGGGACAGGGCTTATATAGATGGCCTTAAGGATAAGCTAAAAGAGAAAAATGCAAAGCTTGTTGTCATATGGGTGGATACCTCAATTGAAGTCTGCAAGCAACGAATGATAGAAAGAAATTCTGATAGGGATACCTGGAAGCTTACCCATTGGGATGAGTATATAGCAGGCTGTAATTTTAATATTCCTACGGAATTAGATGATCCTAACGTTTTGGATGATTTGCTGATATTCCATAACTCGTCTCAGGCTGAGTTTAATCAGTCCTTGAAGGATTGTGTAAAAACACTGGAAGAAGAGTAA
- a CDS encoding NAD(P)/FAD-dependent oxidoreductase has protein sequence MQKYDVIIIGAGPSGIFCAYELKSKNQDLKILMVEKGRPIEKRMCPKRTTKQCVGCKPCSITTGFAGAGAFSDGKLSLSPDVGGNLPEILGYEKTIELLKESDDIYLKFGADTNVYGLDKDEEIREIRRRAINANLKLIECPIRHLGTEEGYKIYTRLQEHLLSLGVEMRFNTMVQDIIIKDKKVEGIICSDGNTIYAEEIVSAIGREGSDWFSHICQAHEIETKVGTVDIGVRVEVRDEVMDFLNKNLYEAKLVYYTPTFDDKVRTFCSNPSGEVATEYYENGLAVVNGHAYKSKEFKTNNTNFAILVSKNFTKPFKTPIEYGKYIAQLSNMLCDGKILVQTFGDFQRGRRTTEERLCRNNLIPTLKDAVPGDLSLVFPHRIMVDIKEMLLALDKVTPGIASDETLLYGVEVKFYSNKVVVNNDFETSVSGLRAIGDGASVTRGLQQASANGISVARSILKKLSK, from the coding sequence ATGCAGAAATATGATGTTATAATTATTGGTGCCGGTCCTTCCGGTATTTTTTGTGCCTATGAACTTAAAAGTAAAAACCAAGACCTTAAAATACTTATGGTTGAAAAAGGACGCCCCATTGAAAAGAGAATGTGTCCTAAAAGGACAACGAAGCAATGTGTCGGCTGTAAGCCCTGCTCTATCACCACAGGCTTTGCCGGAGCCGGAGCCTTTTCAGATGGAAAGCTTTCCCTTTCTCCTGATGTAGGAGGAAATCTTCCGGAGATTTTAGGATATGAAAAGACAATTGAATTATTAAAAGAGTCTGATGATATTTATCTGAAATTTGGAGCCGATACTAATGTATACGGCTTAGATAAAGATGAAGAAATCAGAGAAATCAGAAGAAGGGCTATCAATGCCAATCTTAAGTTGATTGAATGTCCTATCCGCCATTTGGGTACTGAAGAAGGATATAAAATATATACAAGACTGCAGGAACATCTGCTCTCCTTAGGCGTGGAAATGAGATTTAATACCATGGTCCAGGATATCATAATTAAAGATAAAAAAGTGGAAGGAATTATCTGCTCTGACGGTAATACTATTTATGCAGAAGAAATTGTATCCGCCATCGGTCGTGAAGGTTCTGATTGGTTCAGCCACATCTGCCAAGCCCATGAGATTGAAACAAAAGTCGGTACTGTGGACATTGGTGTTCGTGTTGAAGTTAGAGATGAGGTTATGGATTTCTTAAATAAGAACCTTTATGAGGCAAAACTGGTGTATTATACTCCTACCTTTGATGATAAAGTCAGAACCTTTTGCTCTAATCCTTCCGGTGAAGTTGCGACAGAATATTATGAGAATGGTCTGGCAGTCGTAAACGGTCACGCTTACAAATCAAAGGAATTCAAGACAAACAATACGAACTTTGCCATCCTGGTATCCAAGAACTTTACCAAGCCCTTTAAGACCCCTATTGAATATGGCAAATATATTGCACAGTTAAGTAATATGCTCTGTGATGGCAAGATTCTGGTACAGACCTTCGGTGACTTCCAAAGAGGACGTAGAACAACCGAAGAAAGGCTTTGCAGAAATAACCTGATACCCACACTAAAGGATGCTGTTCCGGGAGATTTATCCCTGGTATTCCCTCATCGAATCATGGTTGATATAAAAGAAATGCTACTTGCTCTTGATAAGGTTACTCCTGGTATTGCAAGTGATGAAACTCTACTTTATGGTGTTGAAGTAAAATTCTACTCCAATAAGGTAGTAGTCAATAATGACTTTGAGACCAGTGTTTCCGGTCTTCGGGCTATAGGTGATGGTGCTTCCGTAACCAGAGGTCTTCAACAAGCTTCTGCTAATGGTATAAGTGTGGCAAGAAGTATCTTAAAGAAATTATCAAAGTAG
- the rpsO gene encoding 30S ribosomal protein S15, which translates to MISKEKKQEIIASFGRTPEDTGSPEVQIALLSARINELTEHLKVNQKDHHSRRGLLKMVGQRRGLLEYLKKTDIEGYRNLIERLGLRK; encoded by the coding sequence ATGATTAGTAAAGAGAAAAAGCAGGAAATTATTGCATCATTTGGAAGAACACCTGAGGATACTGGTTCACCAGAAGTTCAGATTGCTCTTTTATCTGCAAGAATTAATGAGCTTACAGAACACTTAAAAGTTAACCAGAAAGATCATCATTCCAGAAGAGGTCTTTTAAAGATGGTTGGTCAGAGAAGAGGTCTTCTTGAGTACTTAAAGAAGACTGATATCGAAGGATATCGTAACTTAATTGAGCGTTTAGGCTTAAGAAAATAA
- a CDS encoding SulP family inorganic anion transporter: MRLTFLTELKNEFQDYNLGKLSKDFMAGLTVTAVALPLALAFGVSSGADAASGLITAIVAGLIVSFFSGAFYQISGPTGAMAAILMSIIAKYHMQGVFVATLIAGILLVIAGILHLGKITSFIPSPVITGFTSGIAIIIVLGQLDNFFGVHSEGATALSKLLSYSRLGFQPDIQTLCVGMFVILLMIFFPKKWNNVIPASLLGIILATAFSILLKLDVKVVGEIPKTLFPSERLHLSGITWEHIEGVFSPAVSIAMLCMIESLLCGASAGRLADKAMNSDQELIAQGIGNILLPFFGGIPATAAIARTSVAIKSGAKTRLTGIIHGIGLLIAMFVLSPVMSKIPLAALAGVLIVTAWRMNEWSAIKYMFSKKFKGPVVKYIITMVATVALDLTTAILIGVLLGLFMFVIKSADIQISIEEVDPMRIGKDENTNVDNWCVVYIAGPMFFMTADVIKRKLSSLIDYDVVILSLRGVSMADITSVGVIMDFCKQAKTGKHTVLFSSIQPSVMKLFRQAGLVDSIGEEAFYYSVDKVLLELL, from the coding sequence ATGCGGCTAACATTTCTAACAGAACTAAAGAATGAATTCCAGGATTATAACCTAGGAAAATTAAGCAAGGATTTTATGGCAGGCCTTACAGTAACTGCGGTTGCCCTTCCACTGGCACTTGCTTTTGGTGTGTCCAGCGGTGCTGATGCGGCTTCAGGATTGATTACTGCCATAGTAGCAGGTTTAATTGTAAGTTTCTTCTCAGGCGCATTTTATCAAATTTCAGGACCAACCGGTGCAATGGCGGCAATATTAATGTCAATTATAGCAAAATATCACATGCAAGGAGTCTTTGTTGCAACTCTTATTGCCGGAATATTGCTGGTTATTGCGGGAATCCTGCATCTGGGAAAGATTACTTCTTTTATACCATCACCGGTAATAACCGGATTTACCTCAGGGATAGCTATTATTATAGTTTTGGGGCAATTAGATAATTTCTTTGGTGTGCATTCGGAAGGTGCCACTGCTTTAAGTAAACTTTTAAGCTATTCAAGACTGGGTTTTCAACCTGATATTCAAACACTTTGTGTTGGAATGTTTGTTATTTTGCTGATGATATTTTTTCCAAAGAAATGGAATAATGTAATACCGGCATCATTGCTTGGAATCATTCTAGCTACTGCCTTTAGTATTTTATTGAAGTTGGATGTAAAAGTGGTAGGAGAGATACCAAAAACACTTTTCCCCAGCGAGAGACTTCATCTTTCAGGTATTACCTGGGAGCATATTGAAGGAGTATTTTCACCTGCAGTAAGCATTGCAATGCTTTGTATGATTGAAAGTCTTTTATGCGGAGCGTCAGCCGGAAGGTTGGCAGATAAAGCAATGAATAGCGATCAGGAGCTGATTGCTCAGGGTATCGGAAACATACTGTTGCCTTTCTTTGGAGGAATTCCTGCAACTGCGGCAATTGCAAGAACCAGTGTCGCTATCAAATCGGGAGCAAAGACGAGGTTAACCGGTATCATACATGGAATTGGTCTTCTTATTGCCATGTTCGTGCTAAGTCCGGTTATGTCTAAGATACCATTAGCAGCACTGGCAGGTGTATTAATTGTTACCGCCTGGAGAATGAATGAATGGTCAGCGATAAAGTATATGTTTTCAAAGAAATTCAAAGGTCCGGTAGTAAAGTATATCATTACAATGGTTGCAACGGTTGCGCTGGATCTGACTACAGCAATTCTGATTGGTGTATTATTAGGTCTTTTTATGTTTGTAATAAAAAGTGCGGATATTCAAATATCCATAGAAGAAGTTGATCCCATGCGAATTGGTAAAGATGAAAATACAAACGTAGATAACTGGTGCGTGGTATATATTGCAGGACCAATGTTTTTTATGACAGCTGATGTAATCAAAAGAAAATTAAGCAGTCTTATAGATTATGATGTGGTAATACTCTCATTAAGAGGGGTATCAATGGCCGATATTACATCTGTTGGAGTCATAATGGATTTTTGCAAGCAGGCAAAGACTGGTAAGCATACCGTTCTTTTCTCTTCCATACAACCTTCAGTAATGAAATTATTCAGGCAAGCGGGGCTTGTTGATTCAATAGGGGAGGAAGCCTTTTATTATAGTGTCGATAAGGTATTGTTAGAGCTTTTATAA
- a CDS encoding Crp/Fnr family transcriptional regulator: MNEAILTARLFSGIPTEELETLLICCKAKEVSYQKNDFIFNQKDKPEYIHLLLEGEVAVCQDTPSGRRNLVASFSNGGDLFGEVYAFLKKQEYDYYAVAVSNAKVLWIPRAFLYVNCDTRCSFHTTLTLNMLNILAEKAYFLNQKLQFLSGETLRHKIAAFLLKHNNGDNKILLGMNREEMADFLGVTRPSLSREFMKMKQEGIIDIKGDCVTIIREEELEDLFG; encoded by the coding sequence ATGAATGAAGCAATATTGACTGCAAGATTATTTTCGGGTATTCCGACAGAAGAGCTGGAAACCCTTTTAATATGCTGTAAAGCAAAAGAAGTAAGTTACCAGAAGAATGACTTTATTTTTAATCAGAAGGATAAACCGGAATATATTCATTTATTATTAGAAGGGGAAGTAGCTGTGTGCCAGGATACACCTTCCGGAAGAAGAAATCTTGTAGCTTCTTTTTCTAATGGAGGGGATTTATTTGGTGAGGTATATGCTTTCTTGAAAAAACAGGAATATGATTACTATGCAGTAGCAGTGTCAAATGCCAAGGTTCTGTGGATTCCAAGAGCATTTTTATACGTGAATTGCGATACGCGGTGCAGTTTCCATACGACCCTGACATTGAATATGTTAAATATTCTGGCAGAAAAGGCATACTTTTTGAATCAGAAGCTTCAATTTCTTTCCGGGGAAACTTTAAGGCATAAGATTGCCGCATTTTTATTAAAGCATAACAATGGGGATAATAAAATTCTATTGGGAATGAACAGGGAAGAGATGGCAGATTTCTTAGGTGTTACCAGACCTTCTCTTTCCAGAGAGTTTATGAAGATGAAACAAGAAGGGATTATTGATATCAAAGGAGATTGTGTTACGATAATTCGAGAAGAAGAACTGGAAGATTTATTTGGCTGA
- a CDS encoding DUF5692 family protein has protein sequence MFQFNYDSGATFLGSWGMWLLVFVILFLLNEVTRRFKYVGLFAFTVLPLVLSVLWFTVLKDTTYTDWFHLAKVYSATAGCLGFWLIRHLKGTNKKTGKEWRLADYKWALCFPPLILAVNILEAVSRDIQVGLQYYGGGKLADGSMYVLGGSWNFMNAAAGILNIITITGWLGIKIRKKTASDKSQDMLWPDMLWFWIIVYDLWNFTYTYNCLPGHAWYCGFALLLAPTLCAFTVGKGAWLQHRAHTLALWCMFAQTVPAFIDNGTFAVSSTYNKTPLFFFGLISLLSNIAVLVYMIMKAVKTKKNPYTGELYTDNKKYLEVKNLVA, from the coding sequence ATGTTTCAATTTAATTATGACAGCGGAGCTACCTTCCTTGGCTCATGGGGTATGTGGCTTCTGGTATTTGTCATCCTCTTTCTGCTGAATGAGGTAACCAGAAGATTTAAGTACGTAGGGCTATTTGCCTTTACGGTTCTTCCGCTGGTTCTGTCAGTACTATGGTTTACAGTTTTAAAGGATACTACCTACACTGACTGGTTCCACCTGGCAAAGGTCTATTCCGCCACGGCAGGATGCCTTGGATTTTGGTTGATTCGTCATTTAAAAGGAACCAACAAAAAAACCGGAAAGGAATGGAGACTTGCTGACTATAAATGGGCATTATGCTTCCCTCCATTAATTCTTGCTGTTAATATCTTAGAAGCCGTAAGCCGTGACATTCAAGTTGGTTTACAATATTATGGCGGCGGTAAACTTGCAGATGGTTCCATGTATGTGCTTGGCGGCTCTTGGAATTTCATGAATGCAGCAGCAGGTATCTTAAATATTATTACAATTACCGGATGGTTAGGTATTAAGATACGAAAGAAAACTGCCAGTGATAAAAGTCAGGATATGCTCTGGCCGGATATGCTTTGGTTCTGGATTATCGTATATGATCTTTGGAATTTTACCTATACCTATAACTGCCTTCCCGGTCACGCTTGGTATTGCGGCTTTGCTTTACTGCTTGCTCCAACCCTTTGTGCTTTTACCGTTGGAAAAGGTGCATGGCTTCAGCACCGTGCTCATACACTAGCACTGTGGTGCATGTTTGCCCAGACTGTTCCTGCTTTTATCGATAATGGAACATTCGCAGTATCCTCTACCTATAATAAAACTCCGTTATTTTTCTTTGGATTAATTTCCTTGCTTTCTAATATCGCTGTTTTAGTTTATATGATTATGAAAGCTGTGAAAACGAAAAAGAATCCTTACACCGGTGAATTATATACGGATAACAAGAAATACCTTGAAGTTAAGAATCTTGTAGCTTAA
- a CDS encoding NADP-dependent glyceraldehyde-3-phosphate dehydrogenase, which translates to MSEHITLHDTESTIKILSPLDGRLLGSVKAMSQEEVDNEVERAKKAFHEWREVPLSQRAEIMYKAADLLIANTKSLSELLMLEVGKDQKSAESEVTRTADFIRFTADTAKSIHGESIQGDNFSGFSKEKFAMVTREPVGVVLAISPFNYPINLAASKIAPALVSGNTVVFKPATTGSLCGTALANIFLEAGLPEGALTVVTGKGSVIGDYIVTHPDISFINFTGSTEVGLDISKKVHMVPLLMELGGKDAAIVLKDADLPFAAKNIVAGAFSYSGQRCTAVKRILVLNEVADELIRYLKNEIDKLKVGNPLTMPAEVVPLINEKAADFVWELMEDAKAKGAKMIVGGKREGNLIYPTLFDEVTEEMRIAWEEPFGPVLPILRVNTVEEAVALANKSEYGLQSSVFTENITDAFHVASKLEVGTVHINNKTERGPDHFPFLGVKKSGIGTQGIRYSIEAMTRVKATVINLNR; encoded by the coding sequence GTGAGTGAACATATTACTTTACATGATACAGAAAGTACAATTAAAATCCTATCACCTCTTGATGGCAGATTATTAGGCTCGGTGAAAGCAATGTCTCAGGAAGAGGTAGATAATGAAGTAGAGAGAGCAAAGAAGGCCTTTCATGAATGGAGAGAAGTTCCTTTAAGCCAAAGAGCTGAAATTATGTATAAGGCAGCAGATCTCTTAATTGCAAATACGAAGAGCTTATCAGAATTACTTATGCTGGAGGTCGGGAAGGACCAAAAAAGTGCAGAATCAGAAGTTACACGTACAGCTGATTTTATTAGATTTACTGCGGATACAGCAAAAAGTATTCATGGCGAGAGTATACAAGGGGATAATTTCTCGGGTTTTAGCAAAGAAAAATTTGCTATGGTTACAAGAGAGCCTGTTGGTGTGGTTTTAGCCATATCACCCTTTAATTATCCAATAAATCTGGCAGCATCAAAGATTGCTCCGGCTTTAGTCTCCGGAAATACAGTTGTATTCAAACCGGCTACCACCGGCAGCCTTTGCGGAACCGCACTGGCGAATATCTTTTTGGAAGCTGGTCTTCCGGAAGGTGCTTTAACCGTTGTAACGGGTAAGGGAAGTGTAATAGGCGATTATATTGTAACTCATCCTGATATAAGTTTTATTAACTTTACAGGCAGCACAGAAGTTGGTCTTGATATCTCCAAAAAGGTGCACATGGTTCCTCTTCTAATGGAGCTTGGAGGAAAAGATGCAGCTATTGTATTAAAGGATGCAGACCTTCCCTTTGCAGCGAAGAATATCGTAGCCGGTGCTTTTTCCTATTCAGGACAGCGTTGTACGGCAGTAAAGCGAATTCTTGTATTAAATGAAGTTGCGGATGAGCTGATCAGGTATCTAAAGAACGAAATTGATAAACTTAAGGTTGGTAATCCCTTGACGATGCCGGCTGAAGTGGTTCCCTTAATAAATGAAAAAGCAGCGGATTTTGTATGGGAGCTTATGGAAGACGCCAAAGCAAAAGGTGCTAAGATGATTGTAGGCGGCAAGAGAGAAGGTAATCTAATCTATCCTACTTTATTTGATGAGGTTACAGAAGAGATGAGAATAGCTTGGGAGGAGCCCTTTGGACCGGTTCTTCCGATTCTGCGTGTGAATACAGTGGAAGAAGCAGTCGCTCTTGCAAATAAATCCGAATATGGTCTGCAATCTTCTGTATTTACGGAGAACATTACGGATGCATTTCATGTAGCAAGTAAATTAGAGGTTGGAACAGTTCATATTAACAATAAAACGGAGAGAGGTCCGGATCATTTTCCTTTCTTAGGTGTTAAAAAATCAGGTATTGGCACTCAAGGTATACGTTATTCCATAGAGGCTATGACCAGAGTAAAAGCAACTGTTATTAACTTGAACAGATAA
- a CDS encoding BlaI/MecI/CopY family transcriptional regulator, with protein sequence MSEIRLHEGELNIMELLWSNKVLAAKDISKIIKEYIGWEKNTTYTVIKRLIDKGAIKREDPGFLCKATISKRTVQNTETVALLNKFYNGSLSNFFTEFLKNQKMNAGELLELERILSEQKL encoded by the coding sequence ATGAGCGAGATACGCCTACATGAAGGAGAATTAAATATTATGGAGCTGTTATGGTCCAATAAAGTGCTTGCGGCCAAGGACATCTCTAAAATAATTAAAGAATACATAGGCTGGGAAAAGAATACAACGTATACAGTTATAAAGAGACTTATCGATAAAGGAGCTATAAAAAGAGAAGATCCGGGATTCTTATGTAAAGCGACAATTTCAAAAAGAACAGTTCAAAATACTGAAACAGTAGCACTTTTGAATAAGTTCTACAATGGTTCGTTAAGCAATTTTTTTACGGAATTTTTAAAGAATCAGAAAATGAATGCAGGAGAATTATTAGAGCTTGAGAGAATTCTCAGTGAACAGAAACTTTAA